Proteins encoded within one genomic window of Nitrospinota bacterium:
- a CDS encoding type II secretion system GspH family protein has product MNDVGQFSKDRLEIFKSVSRLSNSGFTLIELVMVIVILGVLAAVAVPRFINFSGDAEVAAVKAVAGSIGSASAINYAACSIGNGCVNISNCNEAGMLLEGGVPDGYTLDAQAVAAGATANCVVTHASSGNTSSFILHGT; this is encoded by the coding sequence ATGAATGATGTTGGGCAGTTTAGCAAAGATAGGCTTGAAATTTTCAAGAGCGTTAGCAGATTATCAAATTCCGGCTTCACACTGATAGAGCTGGTAATGGTCATCGTCATACTTGGGGTTCTCGCGGCAGTAGCTGTTCCGCGGTTCATAAACTTTTCCGGCGACGCCGAGGTTGCGGCAGTAAAGGCAGTGGCAGGCTCTATAGGTTCTGCAAGCGCGATCAACTATGCGGCATGTTCCATCGGCAACGGCTGTGTAAACATTTCAAACTGTAATGAGGCGGGGATGCTCCTTGAAGGGGGGGTTCCGGATGGTTATACTCTTGACGCCCAGGCGGTAGCGGCAGGAGCGACGGCAAATTGCGTGGTTACTCATGCCTCGTCTGGAAATACCTCCTCTTTCATACTTCACGGCACATGA